A region of the Azospirillum lipoferum 4B genome:
CGCGCGCCGCCTTGACGCCGCTGCGCACCGCGGCGCTCTGGCCGGACCGGTTGACATGACGCAGCACGCGCAGCCGGCCGGCCTCGACCGCCGGAGCCAGCCGTGCCTGGGTGTCGTCGTCGGACTGGTCGTCGACGAAGATGATCTCGAAACCGCCCACCGGTGTTAGCGCCCGCTCGATCTCTTCGAGCAGCGGCAGCACGTTGTCGGCCTCGTTGAAGACGGGGACAACGACCGACAGCCGCACCGGCTGGCCGCTCTCCGGATAAATGCTCACGGTTTGCCATCCCATTCGCCAAACGGGCCGCAAATTACTCTCGCGGCGCGGCGAACGGTAGCGGAAAAGGATGAGACGGAAGCGGGGCAGATCCCCGCTCCCGTCTCATCGGCCGGGATTCGACCCGGATTACCCCTTGTTTCCGTCCAGCGGAAGCGGGACATAACGCAGGTCGCCGCCGCGGCTGACCAGCATCAGCAGCGTCTTGCGCCCCTGTTCCTTGGCCTTGGCGATACGGCTTTCCAGATCGGCAGGCGTGGCCACCGGCTCCTGCCCCGCCTCGACGATGACGTCGCCGAGGTCGAGTCCGCGCTGTGAGGCGACGCTGCCGCCGTCCACCTCCGTCACCACCACCCCGGCGACATCCTCGCCGATGGAAAAGGTTTCGCGCAGGCCGGGGGTAAGGGGGGCGAGCTTGAGGCCGAGCGCAGACCTGCTCTCCTCCGGCTCGGCGGAGCGGGGAGCGCCGCTCGAGCCGGACATCGCCAGCTGCTGCGGCTCGTTGCGCAGTTCGCCGAGCGTCACCTGCACCGATTCCTGCTTGCCGCCGCGCATCACGGTCAACGGCACCTCGCTGCCGATCCCGGTCGAGGCGACAAGGCGCGGCAGCTCGCGCATCTGCTCCAGCGGCTTGCCGTTGAAGGCGGTGATGACGTCGCCCTGGCGCAGGCCGGCAGAGGCCGCCGGGCTGTCGGGCGAAACGCTGGTGACCAGTGCGCCGCCGGTGCCGTCCATGCCCAGGCTCTCGGCGATGTCCGGCGTCACCCGCTGGACCTGGACGCCCAGCCAGCCGCGCCGCACCTTGCCGCCGTCCTTCAGCTGGTCGATGATCGGCTTGGCCAGCGAGGACGGAATGGCGAAGCCGATGCCCACCGACCCGCCGGTGGGCGAATAGATCGCAGTGTTGATGCCGATCACCGCACCGCTGGCATCATAGAGCGGCCCGCCGGAATTGCCGCGGTTGATGGCGGCGTCGGTCTGCAGATACTCGTCGTAGGGACCCTGCTGGATGTCGCGGGCGCGGGCCGACAGAATGCCGGCGGTCACCGACCCGCCGAGCCCGAACGGGTTGCCGATGGCGACCACCCAGTCGCCGACCTCAACCGCTTCGCTGTCGCCCCAATGGGCGGCGGCCAGCGGCTTGTCGCTTTCGACCTTCAAAAGCGCCAGATCGGTCGGCGCATCGGACCCCACCAGCTTGGCCGGCAGCCGGGTGCCGTCATGCAGGGTGACGGCGATCTCCGCCGCATCGGCGACGACATGGCTGTTGGTGATGATCAGGCCGGCGGGATCGATGATGAAGCCGGAACCGAGCGCCATGCTGGGCAAGCCCCCCGGTCCGCCGCCCGGTCCGCCATTCGGACCGCCATTCGGGCCGCCTTCCGGCGCGCCGTTGGGCGGACCGCCGCGCTGGCGGTTGCGGAACTCGCGGAAGAACTCCTCCAGCGGCGAGCCGGGGGGCACGTCCATCCCCTCCGGCAGGCGACCGCCGCCGGAGGCCTGCGGCGCCTGGGTGCTGGAGATGTTGACCACGGTATCGACCTGCGTCCGGGCGAGATCGCGGAAGGACGGCGGTGCGTAGGTCCGGCTGGCGTTGGGCGCAGGATTGACGCTGTTCGCGCCGGGCGCCTCCTGCGCGGCGGCGGGACCTGCGGGAAGCGCCGGCAACAGGACGGAACCGGCCAGCAGCGCGCGCAGCGCCGCAACCGGAAGGTGGCGGAAGGCGTGGGGAGAACGCGGAACGGACGCATGCGGCATGGACGGTCTCCGCAAAATCGGTGGGTCAAAACAGTTGGAGCCAACGGCCACCGCCCGCCGAGCCGACAAGTCCCGGTGACGGTCGGAACGCCCCGTTCAGGGAAATTCCTGAAGTCAAAACACGGCCCCCCCCGTCCGGGGTCCATCGCATTTTTCAAAATACCCCACCACCGGCGGTTTCCGGTTCGCGCTTTTCATCCGTCGGCGGATTTTAAAAGCGGCGCCATCCACCAATCGTCGTGCCCCGTTGTGACGCCGAACACAAAATCACGATTCCGTGCAAAGTTATGCTGGCATTTTTGAGAAGAGTTTCCGATATTCATCCATACCGAAAACATCGCCCGCCAGCGTGAAGCCACGATGCTGCCGACGCACGCGCCCGCGTGGTCCCGCGTCGGAAGCGTGCGGTTCGGGTGGACATGCTGACGAATGACTGAAAATTCACTTTGGCAACCGAGCGATATAATGAACGCAGAAACCGGGAGCGAACCGGAGTCTCCCAAGAAGCGTGGGCGCATTCCGCAGTCGGCGTGGCCCCAAA
Encoded here:
- a CDS encoding DegQ family serine endoprotease, yielding MPHASVPRSPHAFRHLPVAALRALLAGSVLLPALPAGPAAAQEAPGANSVNPAPNASRTYAPPSFRDLARTQVDTVVNISSTQAPQASGGGRLPEGMDVPPGSPLEEFFREFRNRQRGGPPNGAPEGGPNGGPNGGPGGGPGGLPSMALGSGFIIDPAGLIITNSHVVADAAEIAVTLHDGTRLPAKLVGSDAPTDLALLKVESDKPLAAAHWGDSEAVEVGDWVVAIGNPFGLGGSVTAGILSARARDIQQGPYDEYLQTDAAINRGNSGGPLYDASGAVIGINTAIYSPTGGSVGIGFAIPSSLAKPIIDQLKDGGKVRRGWLGVQVQRVTPDIAESLGMDGTGGALVTSVSPDSPAASAGLRQGDVITAFNGKPLEQMRELPRLVASTGIGSEVPLTVMRGGKQESVQVTLGELRNEPQQLAMSGSSGAPRSAEPEESRSALGLKLAPLTPGLRETFSIGEDVAGVVVTEVDGGSVASQRGLDLGDVIVEAGQEPVATPADLESRIAKAKEQGRKTLLMLVSRGGDLRYVPLPLDGNKG